Proteins co-encoded in one Aspergillus flavus chromosome 2, complete sequence genomic window:
- a CDS encoding phytanoyl-CoA dioxygenase family protein: MSDSFDTSKYSDEVQKVSKDTPLEEILYLLKRDGGVFVKNLIPEEDVHKAFNEVKDRLDNDVEWDGTFFPAQTQRAPSLIARSPTYTKTQLMNPLFRKVCEHFLTTRSWFWWGDEKKESVSKPYVHSCTAMRIGPGGKAQPLHRDDYIAHRYHTEIDKWDDARDMDRESAVGLFVAGCRITKENGGTQFIPRSHLWGTDRTTPPRVDQCIFADMEKGDGFIMLASAFHGGGSNVTEDEYRLAFATFITRGFLRQEENQFLAVPQDVARTYDRDIQEYMGYYMSDPACGYYEQMDPIYHLRPELLKDARPTDF; this comes from the exons ATGTCCGACTCCTTTGATACATCCAAGTACAGCGACGAAGTCCAGAAGGTGTCCAAGGATACCCCGCTGGAGGAAATTCTGTACCTTCTCAAGCGTGATGGCGGGGTATTTGTGAAGAATTTAATCCCGGAAGAAGATGTCCATAAGGCATTCAACGAGGTAAAGGATCGCCTGGATAACGACGTGGAATGGGACGGCACATTCTTCCCAG CGCAAACTCAACGGGCTCCCTCACTAATTGCACGGAGCCCTACTTACACTAAGACGCAATTGATGAACCCCCTTTTCCGCAAGGTCTGTGAGCATTTTCTGACAACGCGGAGCTGGTTTTGGTGGGgggatgaaaagaaagagtcCGTATCAAAGCCCTATGTGCATTCCTGCACAGCAATGAGAATTGGTCCCGGTGGTAAGGCGCAGCCATTGCACCGCGATGACTATATCGCTCATCGCTATCATACCGAGATCGACAAATGGGATGATGCTCGTGACATGGATCGCGAGTCGGCCGTTGGACTGTTTGTGGCTGGTTGCAGAATTACCAAGGAGAACGGGGGTACCCAGTTCATTCCCCGGAGCCACCTTTG GGGCACTGATCGCACTACTCCACCTCGCGTTGATCAATGTATTTTCGCCGACATGGAGAAGGGCGATGGCTTCATTATGTTGGCGTCTGCCTTTCACGGCGGAGGTTCAAATGTCACCGAAGACGAGTATCGCCTGGCTTTCGCTACTTTCATCACGCGTGGATTTCTGCGACAGGAGGAGAACCAATTCTTAGCCGTGCCGCAGGACGTGGCGCGGACTTACGACCGTGATATTCAAGAGTACATGGGATATTACATGAGTGATCCCGCCTGTGGCTACTATGAGCAGATGGATCCGATATACCATCTTCGACCTGAACTCTTGAAGGACGCCAGACCCACCGATTTTTAA
- a CDS encoding putative short-chain dehydrogenase encodes MSTNGQSSRQLPSLSSNLIGKTAIVTGSSRGIGAGIALELGRRGAAVIITYTSEKSLPSAVSVSRAIEGTGSGGKGVLVQADITSATDRQTLIDAAVEVSPNKTIDILVHNAGNGDDCYLKDISEEFFETLVNVNLKAPVFLTQAAVPHMPRGGRIVLITSAAARMGVAETTVYAANKAGVEAFARVWATELGQSHGITVNCVSPGPIATDQFHNSSPEFKQALQPMIESTPAEARMGEVEDIVPLVSFLCSEESRWVTGSVLSGTGGLLLF; translated from the exons ATGTCAACCAACGGTCAGAGCAGTCGGCAGTTACCGAGCCTGTCCTCAAATCTGATCGGTAAAACAGCCATTGTAACGGGCTCATCCCG GGGCATCGGTGCAGGTATTGCACTCGAGCTTGGCCGCAGAGGTGCTGCAGTCATTATAACATATACTAGTGAGAAATCGCTTCCCTCAGCAGTCTCAGTGTCTCGCGCGATTGAAGGGACAGGGTCAGGGGGTAAGGGGGTTCTAGTACAGGCCGATATCACCTCCGCGACAGATCGACAGACGCTCATCGACGCAGCTGTGGAAGTGAGCCCGAACAAAACTATCGACATACTAGTTCATAATGCGGGTAATGGAGATGACTGCTATCTAAAAGATATTTCCGAGGAATTTTTCGAAACGCTAGTGAATGTGAATTTGAAAG CTCCGGTGTTCCTTACCCAAGCCGCCGTGCCTCACATGCCTCGAGGCGGAAGAATAGTGCTCATTacatctgctgctgctcgtATGGGTGTTGCCGAAACCACAGTGTATGCGGCCAACAAGGCTGGTGTAGAAGCGTTCGCGAGGGTTTGGGCTACTGAGCTTGGTCAATCTCATGGAATTACCGTCAATTGCGTGAGTCCAGGCCCAATTGCCACAGATCAGTTTCATAACAGTTCTCCGGAATTCAAGCAAGCATTGCAACCGATGATCGAAAGTACACCGGCTGAGGCACGAATGGGAGAGGTCGAAGACATTGTACCTCTGGTGAG CTTTCTTTGCTCCGAAGAATCGCGCTGGGTAACTGGGAGTGTCCTTAGTGGAACGGGCGGACTGCTGCTCTTCTAG
- a CDS encoding Zn(II)2Cys6 transcription factor — MPIRRPHRKSRHGCKACKRRRVKCDEVRPTCSNCKQRQEDCDYGTDTPYIWATEENTHRRRARSRVKTSSNSQDTALPSADTSFDLLDRFGTNGPTASPSPGLEMNQLRLIVQWQTDTYRFFSRNEETKHIWGVLLVEEALKTPFLMHGILAVSALHISLSEVEPQKSFWLGLATAHKSEALPQFLENLHSVNAANAKAMLGLSGLVVAFAFGSALTGVSDADQPCLDTLHNVFVLCRGVQQIINVASTLRHSNFAPLFDPTPPQVTYPDRAKESLDRLEQLNAACGTDGEHDTAAYARAIRELRGLSVHTFAQPTSMMLAAGWAIRATPEYLQYVQRHEPFALVIHAHYCTFLHIARDNCFLQVWGSCVLREIYHLLDSTWRLHITWPISEVFGENVAP; from the exons ATGCCCATTCGTCGACCCCACCGGAAATCCAGACATGGCTGCAAGGCCTGTAAACGACGAAGAGTGAAG TGCGATGAAGTACGGCCGACCTGTTCTAATTGCAAACAACGGCAAGAAGACTGTGACTATGGCACAGACACCCCTTATATCTGGGCTACTGAGGAAAATACTCATCGGCGACGAGCGCGAAGCCGGGTAAAAACATCTTCTAATAGTCAGGATACAGCGCTACCATCAGCAGATACCTCCTTCGACCTGTTGGATAGGTTTGGAACAAATGGCCCAACGGCGAGCCCTAGTCCGGGTTTGGAGATGAATCAGCTGAGGCTCATAGTCCAGTGGCAAACAGATACTTACCGATTCTTCTCACGGAATGAGGAAACAAAGCATATATGGGGGGTGCTACTTGTTGAGGAAGCATTGAAGACGCCTTTCTTGATGCACGGCATCTTAGCTGTGTCCGCGTTGCACATCTCTTTATCTGAAGTTGAACCACAGAAGTCCTTCTGGTTAGGTTTGGCCACAGCACACAAAAGCGAAGCACTTCCTCAATTTCTGGAAAATCTACACAGTGTCAATGCAGCGAACGCCAAGGCAATGCTGGGCCTCTCCGGCCTGGTAGTTGCATTTGCCTTCGGCTCTGCGTTAACTGGGGTTTCTGACGCCGACCAGCCCTGCTTAGATACTTTGCATAACGTCTTTGTCCTTTGTCGCGGTGTACAACAGATTATCAACGTGGCTTCTACTTTACGACACAGTAATTTTGCTCCTCTCTTCGATCCCACTCCACCGCAGGTTACTTACCCCGACCGTGCCAAAGAATCCCTCGATCGCCTCGAACAGCTTAATGCTGCGTGTGGAACGGACGGGGAACACGATACTGCTGCATATGCGCGTGCCATTCGTGAGCTAAGAGGACTGTCTGTTCACACGTTTGCCCAGCCGACGTCCATGATGCTGGCCGCCGGGTGGGCTATCAGGGCGACTCCCGAGTATCTCCAATACGTCCAGCGACATGAGCCTTTCGCGTTAGTCATTCATGCTCATTACTGTACCTTCTTGCATATAGCACGAGATAATTGCTTCCTTCAAGTCTGGGGAAGCTGCGTGCTTAGGGAGATTTATCATCTACTGGATTCCACGTGGAGACTTCATATCACTTGGCCTATCAGTGAGGTCTTTGGAGAGAACGTGGCTCCGTGA
- a CDS encoding kinase-like domain-containing protein — protein sequence MSCPQRWQNLITLTLRKSIRLSKTHFQGLMPFFESQSYRNYQSFRPLQGRSKQMSSISQPRVFSNHASRELDSSGNVEEETLPHYIAERYYPVRIGEIFQSRYQVLTKLGYGSASTIWLCRDLWEHRYLVLKVHVRSKRKLPEIAVVEHLRVNKDDHPGQRFVRLISDSFEVIGPHGTHTCLLYPPAGLDMSDCMQCLPGETLTVPLLRAMVRNILLALDYLHQANIIHTDIHPNNILAGVEDESVLTILERDELSSPSPRKQDGDRIIYLSRPMFLTDGEPLLSDLGEARLGQSHKGTIMPSLYRAPEVILGLDWNNKVDIWGFGQTIWTIFQGSHVFRSENMGELDKMQRFAEMTSCLGSPPQEFRNRSPECADYWDENGNWRGSVSIHGQSLELREKQLDGEEKEQFLRLMRKMLAWPPEERPSAEELLYDEWIRGNDY from the exons ATGTCTTGTCCGCAGAGATGGCAAAATCTCATCACTCTAACACTCAGAAAGTCGATTCGCCTGTCGAAAACGCACTTTCAAGGCTTGATGCCGTTTTTTGAATCTCAGTCTTATCGGAACTACCAGAGTTTTCGTCCTTTGCAAGGGAGATCGAAGCAGATGAGCAGCATATCACAACCACGCGTGTTTTCAAATCACGCGTCTAGAGAGCTAGATTCTTCTGGAAATGTTGAAGAGGAAACGCTACCTCACTATATTGCGGAGAGGTACTATCCAGTGCGCATCGGAGAGATATTTCAGTCTCGTTACCAGGTCCTTACGAAGCTTGGGTATGGATCAGCCTCAACTATATGGCTCTGTCGCGATCTTTG GGAACATCGTTACTTAGTGCTGAAAGTCCATGTCAGGAGCAAGAGGAAACTACCAGAAATTGCTGTTGTTGAACATCTCCGAGTAAACAAGGATGACCACCCTGGGCAGAGATTCGTCCGACTCATCAGCGATTCATTTGAAGTAATTGGACCTCATGGCACTCATACTTGCCTCCTCTACCCCCCTGCGGGCCTTGACATGAGCGACTGCATGCAGTGTCTTCCCGGGGAAACACTGACTGTTCCACTTCTCAGAGCCATGGTCCGAaatattcttcttgctctagATTATCTCCATCAAGCAAACATCATCCATACAG ATATCCATCCGAATAACATCTTGGCGGGAGTGGAGGATGAATCTGTTCTAACTATTTTGGAGCGGGATGAGCTGTCTTCGCCATCCCCTCGGAAACAAGATGGAGACCGCATCATCTATCTCTCTCGTCCTATGTTTCTGACCGACGGAGAACCGCTGCTCTCAGATTTAGGAGAAGCGCGCTTGGGCCAGAGCCACAAGGGAACCATTATGCCTTCGTTATACAGGGCACCGGAAGTAATACTTGGCCTTGACTGGAACAACAAAGTCGATATATGGGGCTTTGGTCAAACC ATATGGACGATATTCCAAGGTTCACACGTATTTCGGAGCGAGAACATGGGGGAGCTTGACAAGATGCAACGATTTGCGGAAATGACATCTTGCCTTGGGTCCCCTCCCCAAGAATTCCGTAACCGAAGCCCGGAATGTGCAGATTACTGGGACGAAAATG GAAACTGGAGAGGCTCTGTTTCCATCCATGGCCAGTCGCTCGAGCTTCGTGAGAAGCAGCTCGacggggaagaaaaggagcaATTCTTACGTTTAATGCGGAAAATGTTGGCTTGGCCGCCGGAAGAACGACCCTCGGCGGAGGAGTTGCTTTACGATGAGTGGATAAGGGGAAAcgattattaa
- a CDS encoding cytochrome P450 monooxygenase — translation MSFASALILVVAIWCIYVGWPWYRNWKQAKALHVPIVISPISTSGAALQSLRYILDRDILPTWITRLAFVRLIQRNSRFQEKFAVHAEYGKLFILVTPATCELYVADVDAAKQVLSRWRDFPKPSSLLEKMNVFGKNLATVEGADWQRHRKLTARAFNEKLHEAVWAESTRNATKVITKWNNTKPVYSTRSDMMALSLAVLFKACLNIDGDDKDDTRILAGDVAACQWHLDVVLKGISNPMALGRGFEGIKKLKRSHKALGELLTEFVEARTIRPKLSAHADLLSSILAPTDHRGLSSDEVTGNLFLFMFAGHETTANALIYIIHLMAIFPAWQDWALEEIDQLSHNRADGEEVPSYSQILPQTQRLRAILYETLRLYGPVPTLVRQTDPQAQTLVLPEQEVIIPKDTPVNVNTIALHTDPKQWGPDPLAWRPDRWILQPCDSSLQKVSNELLKYLFAWGDGPRLCPGQRFSQIEVFAVLICFFKSHRVELVPSRDQTMDQARSHALSLIQNSKVGLTLQMPDAESVGLRWVGR, via the exons ATGTCTTTTGCGTCAGCACTCATCTTGGTTGTTGCTATCTGGTGCATCTATGTAGGTTGGCCATGGTATCGCAACTGGAAACAGGCAAAGGCGCTGCATGTGCCGATTGTCATAAGTCCTATTTCAACTAGCGGTGCCGCATTACAGTCATTGAGATATATCCTGGACCGTGATATTTTACCAACTTGGATCACTCGATTAGCGTTTGTGAGACTCATCCAGAGAAACTCGCGCTTCCAGGAGAAGTTCGCAGTCCATGCCGAGTATGGAAAACTATTCATCTTGGTCACGCCGGCGACATGTGAGCTGTACGTGGCAGATGTGGATGCCGCAAAGCAAGTGCTTTCACGGTGGAGAGACTTTCCAAAACCAAGTAGTCTCCTAG aaaaaaTGAATGTCTTTGGCAAAAACCTAGCAACG GTAGAAGGGGCCGACTGGCAGCGTCACCGGAAATTGACCGCGCGTGCATTCAATGAAAAACTACACGAGGCAGTTTGGGCCGAATCGACGAGAAATGCGACAAAAGTGATAACGAAATGGAACAACACCAAGCCTGTCTACAGTACACGGTCCGATATGATGGCACTAAGCCTAGCTGTGCTTTTTAAAGCCTGTCTTAAtattgatggagatgataAAGACGATACTAGGATATTAGCAGGTGATGTTGCTGCCTGTCAATGGCATCTGGATGTGGTATTAAAGGGGATATCGAACCCAATGGCTCTAGGCCGAGGATTTGAGGGAATAAAGAAACTCAAGAGGAGCCATAAAGCCTTGGGGGAGTTACTGACCGAGTTTGTGGAAGCCCGAACGATACGACCAAAACTGTCGGCGCATGCAGACCTCCTCTCTTCGATCCTTGCTCCAACAGATCATCGTGGGCTATCGAGCGATGAAGTTACGGGAAATCTCTTTTTATTCATGTTCGCCGGCCACGAGACCACTGCGAATGCCTTGATCTATATCATTCATCTCATGGCGATATTCCCAGCCTGGCAGGACTGGGCGCTAGAAGAGATCGACCAATTGTCACACAATCGAgctgatggagaagaggTTCCGTCCTATAGCCAGATTCTGCCACAAACACAGCGACTGCGAGCAATCCTG TACGAGACTCTTAGGCTCTACGGCCCCGTGCCAACTCTAGTGCGACAGACAGATCCCCAGGCTCAGACCCTAGTGCTACCTGAGCAAGAGGTCATAATCCCTAAGGATACACCTGTAAATGTCAATACCATAGCCTTGCATACTGATCCCAAGCAATGGGGTCCAGACCCTCTGGCCTGGAGACCCGATCGGTGGATATTACAGCCGTGCGATTCATCTCTGCAGAAGGTTTCAAATGAATTGCTCAAGTACCTATTCGCCTGGGGAGACGGGCCGCGGTTGTGTCCGGGGCAGAGGTTCTCGCAGATCGAGGTCTTTGCAGTTCTTATCTGCTTCTTTAAAAGCCACCGTGTGGAACTAGTGCCTTCTCGTGACCAAACTATGGACCAGGCAAGATCTCATGCCCTTTCCTTGATACAGAATAGTAAGGTGGGCCTTACGTTGCAGATGCCAGATGCCGAGTCAGTAGGTCTTCGATGGGTGGGGCGatag
- a CDS encoding galacturan 1,4-alpha-galacturonidase C gives MIFSDWVMQLSAAALFLALPKSVASTSDLSVPPWAGSPVAPKNTGKTCTVIPVGDKQDDVPQILAAFKECNHGGRIVFPEGHTYWIAQKLNPVVTDVTVDWKGRWLFSDDIGKWRNNTYWIEFQNHWTAFALSGQRIHINGHGTGGIDGSGNSWYNVEKTFTQPGRPMAFTPWNVTDLHVEHFSIIDSPLWALFIINGTNSKFDDIVVNSTAVNAPWGTNWVQNTDGFDTMDSRNISLTNFIYQGGDDAIAIKPRSYGIYMQNVTIHGGNGPAIGSLGQYLEDSSVKDIIMRDVHILSYNEDMKNAAYVKTWVGELVPQDPSKNGWYESGGKPRGGGCGNVTNIRFENFHVEGSSAGASINQNSGDNGSYAGTSKMLVSDVTFVNFTGYISNSKSGSVSCSKRYPCYNIAFEDFSLAHGSNGTATNATGSCSYIKPGGVIGLNGCGN, from the exons ATGATTTTCTCCGACTGGGTGATGCAGCTCAGCGCTGCGGCCTTGTTTCTGGCGCTTCCTAAGTCCGTCGCGAGCACAAGCGATCTCTCGGTGCCTCCATGGGCCGGAAGTCCAGTGGCACCTAAGAACACCGGCAAAACCTGTACCGTGATACCTGTAGGAGACAAGCAAGATGACGTCCCACAGATCTTGGCTGCGTTCAAAGAATGCAACCATGGTGGCCGGATCGTCTTCCCCGAAGGCCATACGTATTGGATTGCACAGAAGCTCAACCCAGTCGTCACGGATGTCACAGTGGACTGGAAAGGCAGATGGCTCTTCTCCGATGATATAGGAAAGTGGCGTAATAACACCTATTGGATCGAATTCCAGAACCACTGGACCGCCTTTGCTCTCAGTGGGCAGCGAATCCATATCAATGGGCATGGCACTGGTGGAATCGATGGCTCGGGGAATTCGTGGTACAATGTGGAGAAGACTTTCACACAACCTGGCCGACCGATGGCCTTCACTCCATGGAACGTGACTGACCTACATGTTGAGCACT TTTCGATCATAGATTCTCCGCTGTGGGCACTCTTCATCATAAACGGGACGAATTCAAAGTTCGACGACATTGTCGTTAACTCGACCGCCGTCAATGCCCCCTGGGGCACGAATTGGGTTCAGAACACCGATGGGTTTGACACTATGGATTCGCGCAATATCTCCCTGACCAACTTTATATACCAAG GTGGTGATGATGCCATTGCCATTAAGCCCCGATCGTATGGGATTTATATGCAGAAC GTTACCATTCATGGTGGCAACGGGCCGGCTATTGGTAGTCTTGGCCAGTATCTCGAGGACAGTTCGGTAAAGGACATCATCATGCGCGATGTGCACATCCTGTCCTACAATGAGGACATGAAGAATGCTGCGTATGTAAAAACATGGGTGGGTGAGCTTGTACCGCAAGATCCCTCCAAGAATGGATGGTACGAGAGCGGTGGGAAGCcacgaggaggaggatg TGGAAACGTCACTAATATTCGCTTCGAAAACTTTCATGTTGAGGGATCCTCGGCTGGTGCCAGCATCAACCAAAATAGTGGCGATAATG GCTCTTATGCAGGCACATCCAAGATGTTGGTTTCTGACGTGACTTTTGTGAACTTCACTGGCTATATCAGTAACTCAAAGAGCGGTTCAGTTTCCTGCTCAAAACGCTACCCATGCTATAACATCGCCTTCGAGGACTTTTCCCTCGCGCATGGCTCGAATGGAACCGCGACCAATGCGACTGGTAGCTGCTCCTACATTAAACCCGGTGGCGTTATAGGACTAAATGGATGTGGTAATTAG